A genomic window from Leptospira broomii serovar Hurstbridge str. 5399 includes:
- a CDS encoding protein kinase domain-containing protein, protein MVHASTVHSASNETRERKTMITGYEIREEIHKGGNVSVFRGNRTETSDPVIIKIHTNEFPSIEDISKFKREYEIGAGIHSFGVIRYYGIEKYKNSFAIVMEDCGAISLNRIIKDLNLELSLKISIKIVEALGEIHKINIIHKDIKPSNIIVNLQTGFVKIIDFGIASRLTQENASLQSPEHLEGTLSYMSPEQTGRMNRSIDYRSDFYSLGATFYEMLTGELLFETTNSMELIHYHIAKIPIPPHERKRGRNIPENLSKVTMKLLAKNAEDRYQSIFGIKADLEKCLAELDGTAVSDGSEFIPGKFDISERFQISQKLYGREEELEKLLNSFEKVSFGEREMVFISGYSGIGKSSLVNEIHKPVLARRGYVIEGKYEQFKKDVPYSGFLKAFQSLIQQVLSAEESTIESFRKELTKVLGTNGSILSDVIPELELILGKLPPSATLGPQETQNRFNLAIQNFIQVFARANHPLTIFLDDLQWADSASLKLLEILEINPECKYLFIIGAYRDNEVDPLHPLLHVVGEIQKSGTSVESIALSPLDFESLNLLISEALHCSIEKAKPLADLVASKTDRNPFFVNEFLKTLYQNNLLSLDVATGSWTWDLEKIRERDITDNVVELMSQKIKDLPEETSRILQLGACIGNSFDLKTISTVRQLPGIKIIEDLYAAVENGLLLPLGNSYRYLAAKDFLNSQDSDSQLMVNQSDIRFKFLHDRVQQAAYDLIPESDRAALHLKIGRHLLSSSDEDKISDHLIDIVGHLNAGLHLVASEQELSEIADMNFQAGVKAKNAVAYKSASHYFRVAMGILGESGWEARPEKTLSVYSEATETEYLNTNFDRMEELANIVVQKCRSTISTITVFETRMRAKTAQSRYREAIGISSEVLRSLGVHIPINAKKIDVIVGLIMTKLSIGSKSAIDLENLPQMQDFKKLAAMNLLMETCPAAYIAVPNLFPIIVFNMIKTSLKHGSSPVTAYAFCVYGLILISAVGDLQAGYEFGKMSLRLIEKFEVPGFKNKINMLYNAFIIHWKEHLAETKENMEEVSRIAIQTGDLEYACYAAITYCNNSFLCGDPLPFVLRKANHYLELSKKFKQEIAISNIRIILQFSEDLSQYKSFPEEFFGETFQKENLEYLIETRNFSGLSFYYFMSSVLHYLSGSYEKALKCSDLSAKNIDAAAGLAWIPEYHFYRSMILLALSESVSKSKRRKFIAMAYENHKKLKKWASFAPMNHLHKVYLMEAEKMKALGKNSAAADFYEKAIQTASKNNYGNILALSYERAAKFYFSDKKDLIGKVYLQKAHYFYTLWGALAKVKEIEELSPESFPKSFDSSTVANQVTSTYSAGTATKEKSSRQLDFDSILKAFQALSGEIVLERLLEKIMAIAIENAGAETGLLILDRNGNLEILARGSLKEKGAVTDQESAQLTQNDTTPTAILEYVRRTGKTVVISDAIRDENFASIPYVIYNKPKSIISLPIRNQGKFLGMLYLENNLTTGAFTPERIDVLDILSSQAAVSIENALLYSNLEAKVKERTIQLKNVVDDLNKTNSNLEGTLKELHALKQQQDGDYYLTSLLMTPLNSNEVSDDRISVEFFLKQKKEFQFKQWTSEIGGDLCSAHTISLKGKKYTVFSNADAMGKSIQGAGGALVFGSVLEAMIQRVKLSATAQDQFPERWLKNAFTELDKIFKSFDGSMYVSCIIGLIDNENGFLYCFNAEHPGIVLYKDQHASFIQDQPSMYKLGTFWNEGVFAIQTHQLAPGDSIFIGSDGKDDIMLHPEGIQKRRINENETLFLDCVAEGKGELTAIKEAILRKGDLTDDFSILHLIYKGSNEAGNRVVSLQVENIIKSINSEPAESAKYSRLVSELEKELAINKTSIPIIKCLMKSNLKLKRYKEAADYAVMFSSLCPGNTKAIFTAAHCFRKIGDLEHAIDMGERLRLRNFQDVSVLSLLAKLYETIGNHTQAEILKEKVRQSSSMHNS, encoded by the coding sequence ATGGTCCATGCGAGCACTGTCCATTCCGCGAGCAACGAAACCAGGGAGCGGAAAACGATGATCACCGGTTATGAGATAAGGGAAGAGATTCACAAGGGCGGTAATGTTTCCGTATTTAGAGGGAACAGGACAGAAACGTCCGATCCGGTTATTATCAAAATTCATACCAACGAATTTCCTAGCATCGAAGACATTTCAAAATTTAAACGGGAGTACGAAATAGGCGCGGGAATCCATTCATTCGGTGTGATTCGTTACTATGGCATCGAGAAGTATAAGAACTCTTTCGCCATCGTTATGGAAGACTGCGGCGCAATTTCGCTTAATAGAATTATTAAAGATTTAAATCTGGAGCTTTCGCTAAAAATTTCGATTAAAATAGTCGAAGCTCTAGGAGAAATTCATAAAATTAATATAATTCATAAAGATATAAAGCCCAGCAATATTATAGTAAACTTACAAACTGGATTCGTAAAGATAATCGACTTCGGAATCGCTTCAAGATTAACGCAGGAAAACGCTTCGCTACAATCTCCGGAACATTTGGAAGGGACGTTAAGCTACATGTCTCCGGAACAGACCGGTCGCATGAATCGTTCCATAGATTATCGCTCGGACTTTTATTCTCTCGGCGCGACCTTTTACGAAATGTTGACCGGGGAACTTCTCTTTGAAACTACTAATTCGATGGAGCTTATCCATTATCATATAGCTAAGATTCCTATCCCTCCGCACGAAAGAAAGAGAGGACGTAATATACCGGAAAACCTTTCAAAAGTCACGATGAAACTACTGGCGAAAAATGCCGAAGATCGTTACCAAAGCATTTTTGGAATAAAAGCGGATTTAGAAAAATGTCTCGCCGAACTCGACGGAACTGCCGTCTCCGACGGCTCGGAATTTATTCCCGGTAAATTTGACATATCGGAAAGATTTCAAATTTCGCAAAAACTTTACGGCAGGGAAGAAGAATTAGAAAAGCTTTTAAATAGTTTTGAGAAAGTTTCCTTCGGGGAACGGGAGATGGTTTTCATTTCGGGATATTCCGGTATCGGAAAATCTTCATTAGTAAACGAAATTCATAAACCCGTATTGGCTCGACGAGGGTACGTTATAGAAGGAAAATATGAACAATTTAAAAAAGACGTACCGTATAGCGGATTTCTCAAAGCCTTTCAAAGTTTAATTCAACAGGTCTTATCCGCTGAAGAGTCTACTATCGAATCATTCCGAAAAGAGCTTACTAAGGTTCTTGGAACTAACGGGAGTATCCTCTCGGATGTAATTCCCGAATTAGAGCTCATTTTAGGAAAGTTACCGCCGTCGGCGACATTAGGACCTCAAGAAACTCAAAATAGATTTAATCTTGCAATTCAGAATTTTATACAAGTGTTTGCGAGAGCGAATCATCCTCTTACGATATTTCTCGACGACCTCCAATGGGCGGATTCGGCTTCTTTGAAGCTACTCGAAATCCTTGAGATAAATCCGGAATGCAAATACTTATTTATCATTGGAGCTTATCGCGATAACGAAGTAGACCCGTTGCACCCGTTATTGCATGTCGTCGGGGAAATTCAAAAATCGGGGACTAGCGTAGAATCGATCGCTCTTTCACCTCTGGATTTTGAGAGCTTGAACCTCTTAATTTCCGAGGCACTTCATTGCAGTATAGAAAAGGCAAAACCTTTGGCCGACTTGGTCGCATCTAAAACCGATCGAAATCCTTTCTTTGTTAACGAGTTTCTAAAAACCTTATATCAAAATAATCTTCTGAGCCTTGACGTCGCTACCGGTTCCTGGACCTGGGATTTAGAAAAAATAAGGGAAAGAGATATTACGGATAACGTTGTAGAGTTAATGTCTCAAAAGATTAAAGACCTGCCAGAGGAAACCAGTAGAATATTGCAATTAGGCGCTTGCATAGGAAACAGTTTCGATTTAAAAACCATTTCGACAGTACGCCAACTACCCGGGATAAAGATAATCGAAGATCTCTATGCCGCCGTTGAAAACGGATTACTTTTGCCTCTTGGAAACTCTTATCGTTATTTGGCAGCCAAGGACTTTTTAAATTCCCAAGATTCCGACTCCCAGTTAATGGTAAATCAATCCGATATTCGATTTAAATTCTTACATGACAGAGTTCAACAGGCGGCTTACGACCTGATACCGGAATCGGATAGGGCAGCATTGCATCTCAAAATAGGAAGACATCTCCTGAGCAGTTCTGACGAAGATAAAATTTCTGACCACTTAATCGACATTGTCGGACACTTAAACGCCGGATTACATTTGGTCGCTAGCGAACAAGAATTGTCTGAAATTGCGGATATGAATTTTCAAGCAGGCGTCAAAGCTAAGAATGCCGTTGCTTACAAATCCGCCTCGCACTACTTCCGAGTTGCGATGGGAATATTAGGCGAATCAGGCTGGGAAGCCCGACCTGAAAAAACTCTTTCAGTATATTCGGAAGCGACGGAGACTGAATATTTAAATACTAACTTCGATAGGATGGAGGAACTAGCAAATATTGTCGTGCAAAAATGCCGTTCCACTATTTCTACTATCACTGTTTTCGAAACGAGAATGCGAGCCAAAACGGCTCAGTCGAGATACAGAGAAGCGATAGGAATTTCAAGCGAGGTTTTACGGTCGTTAGGCGTTCATATTCCGATTAACGCAAAAAAAATTGATGTCATAGTCGGATTAATTATGACAAAGCTTTCGATCGGATCAAAATCCGCAATCGATTTGGAAAATCTTCCCCAGATGCAAGATTTTAAGAAATTAGCCGCGATGAATTTATTGATGGAAACCTGTCCGGCAGCTTACATAGCCGTACCGAATCTTTTTCCCATCATCGTTTTCAACATGATTAAAACTTCCTTAAAACATGGAAGTTCGCCGGTAACCGCCTACGCATTCTGCGTCTATGGATTGATTTTGATAAGCGCAGTCGGCGATCTGCAAGCGGGCTACGAATTCGGAAAAATGTCCCTTCGACTGATAGAAAAATTCGAAGTGCCCGGATTTAAAAACAAAATTAATATGCTATACAATGCTTTTATTATACACTGGAAGGAGCATCTGGCGGAAACGAAAGAAAACATGGAGGAAGTTTCCCGAATCGCCATTCAGACGGGAGATCTCGAATATGCTTGCTACGCTGCGATCACTTATTGCAATAATTCCTTTCTCTGCGGCGACCCTTTACCTTTCGTTCTAAGAAAGGCGAATCATTATTTAGAATTAAGCAAAAAATTTAAGCAAGAAATCGCAATTAGCAATATTCGAATCATCTTGCAATTCAGCGAGGACCTTTCCCAATACAAATCTTTTCCCGAAGAATTTTTCGGAGAAACTTTTCAGAAAGAAAATCTGGAGTACCTGATTGAAACTAGGAACTTTAGCGGCCTTTCTTTCTACTATTTCATGTCTTCAGTATTGCATTATTTATCCGGATCGTATGAAAAAGCCCTAAAATGTTCCGACCTGAGCGCGAAAAATATCGATGCTGCTGCCGGCCTCGCCTGGATACCCGAATACCATTTTTACCGCTCGATGATCCTGTTAGCGTTGAGCGAATCCGTTTCGAAATCGAAGCGAAGAAAGTTCATAGCGATGGCCTACGAAAACCATAAAAAATTAAAGAAATGGGCCAGCTTTGCTCCGATGAATCACCTTCATAAAGTATATTTAATGGAAGCGGAGAAAATGAAAGCCTTAGGAAAGAACTCTGCGGCCGCCGATTTTTATGAAAAGGCGATACAAACTGCTTCTAAAAATAATTACGGAAATATTCTCGCGCTATCGTATGAGAGAGCGGCTAAATTCTATTTTTCCGACAAAAAGGATCTGATCGGAAAAGTCTATCTGCAAAAAGCACACTATTTTTATACGTTATGGGGAGCGCTTGCTAAGGTGAAGGAAATTGAAGAACTATCTCCCGAATCGTTTCCGAAATCTTTTGATTCTTCCACTGTTGCAAATCAAGTGACCTCGACATATTCCGCCGGAACGGCAACTAAGGAAAAGTCATCTCGTCAATTGGATTTCGATAGCATCCTAAAGGCATTTCAAGCGTTGTCCGGCGAGATCGTTTTAGAAAGATTATTGGAGAAGATAATGGCAATTGCGATCGAAAACGCGGGAGCGGAAACAGGGCTCTTGATTTTGGATCGTAACGGAAACTTAGAAATCCTAGCGCGAGGCTCCTTAAAAGAAAAGGGGGCGGTCACCGATCAAGAATCCGCGCAACTTACTCAAAATGATACGACTCCGACTGCGATTTTAGAATATGTCCGTCGGACCGGTAAGACAGTCGTAATTTCGGACGCAATACGGGATGAAAATTTTGCAAGCATTCCTTACGTAATTTATAATAAACCTAAATCCATAATTTCTCTACCGATTCGAAATCAAGGGAAATTCTTAGGTATGCTATATTTAGAAAACAATCTTACGACCGGCGCATTTACGCCGGAAAGAATCGATGTATTAGATATTTTATCTTCTCAAGCCGCTGTTTCGATCGAGAACGCGCTCCTTTATTCGAATTTGGAAGCTAAAGTAAAGGAAAGAACAATCCAATTGAAAAATGTTGTGGATGATCTGAATAAAACGAATTCGAATTTGGAAGGGACTCTAAAAGAATTACATGCTTTAAAACAACAACAAGACGGCGATTACTATTTAACCTCTTTATTAATGACTCCATTAAACAGCAACGAAGTCTCCGATGACCGAATAAGTGTGGAGTTCTTTCTCAAACAGAAAAAAGAATTTCAATTTAAGCAATGGACGTCGGAAATCGGAGGCGATCTTTGCAGTGCTCATACGATAAGCTTAAAAGGAAAAAAATATACAGTATTCTCCAATGCGGATGCTATGGGTAAATCCATACAAGGAGCTGGAGGAGCTTTAGTTTTCGGCTCAGTTTTAGAAGCCATGATTCAAAGGGTCAAATTGTCGGCCACTGCGCAGGACCAATTTCCGGAGCGTTGGTTAAAAAATGCCTTCACCGAATTAGATAAAATCTTTAAATCCTTTGACGGATCGATGTACGTTTCCTGCATAATCGGCCTGATCGATAATGAAAACGGTTTTCTATATTGTTTTAACGCGGAACATCCCGGGATAGTTCTTTATAAAGATCAACATGCCAGCTTTATACAAGATCAGCCGTCTATGTATAAATTAGGAACTTTCTGGAATGAAGGAGTATTTGCGATCCAGACCCATCAACTCGCTCCTGGGGACTCTATCTTTATAGGATCCGACGGTAAAGATGATATAATGCTTCATCCCGAAGGAATCCAGAAAAGAAGAATCAACGAAAACGAAACCCTATTTCTCGATTGTGTAGCCGAAGGGAAAGGCGAACTTACTGCGATCAAAGAAGCTATCTTAAGAAAAGGAGATCTAACCGATGACTTTTCAATATTACATTTAATTTATAAAGGATCGAATGAAGCCGGAAATAGGGTCGTATCTTTACAAGTCGAAAATATTATTAAATCGATCAATTCGGAACCCGCCGAATCGGCCAAATATTCGCGGCTTGTTTCCGAGCTGGAAAAGGAACTTGCGATTAATAAAACTTCGATTCCGATAATCAAATGTTTAATGAAATCGAACCTAAAATTAAAACGATATAAAGAAGCTGCCGACTACGCCGTAATGTTTTCCTCGCTTTGTCCGGGAAACACAAAAGCAATCTTTACTGCGGCGCATTGTTTTAGAAAGATCGGTGATCTTGAACACGCAATAGATATGGGGGAACGTTTGAGGTTGAGAAATTTTCAGGATGTCTCAGTCTTATCTCTCTTAGCCAAACTTTACGAAACGATCGGAAATCACACTCAGGCAGAAATTCTTAAAGAAAAAGTGAGACAGAGTAGTAGTATGCATAATTCTTAA
- a CDS encoding PilZ domain-containing protein, producing MGEERRRSERLISKELLELLVLAVHEKGALVGNLSDISDFGMAILLDLETVKNQEIGSRISGIISGPSMEDINFAGVIIRKDKVATSSGMKGIIGVEFNEMIQLSDRVLALSLTAFD from the coding sequence ATGGGAGAGGAAAGGAGGAGAAGCGAACGACTCATTTCGAAAGAGTTATTGGAACTTCTTGTTTTAGCGGTGCATGAAAAGGGGGCATTAGTCGGGAATCTGTCCGATATCTCCGACTTCGGTATGGCAATTCTTTTGGATTTAGAAACTGTCAAAAATCAAGAAATCGGATCCAGAATCTCCGGGATTATTTCCGGGCCGAGTATGGAAGATATCAATTTCGCCGGTGTCATTATTAGGAAAGATAAAGTCGCAACTTCGAGTGGAATGAAAGGCATTATCGGAGTTGAATTCAACGAAATGATACAGCTTTCGGACAGAGTGCTTGCTCTAAGCTTAACGGCTTTTGACTAA
- a CDS encoding PilZ domain-containing protein: MNEERRKAERIYSWDIFEPFVLAIQKNDVIIGNISDISDTGLCIQVDSGNYKNFEVGSTIRCLISGSSIKDVKITGKIIRIETVASKAGTKGLIAIEFSNSLRASEQVKILVSAYSKSA, from the coding sequence ATGAACGAAGAGCGCAGAAAAGCCGAAAGAATTTATTCTTGGGACATTTTCGAACCATTCGTTTTGGCTATCCAAAAAAACGACGTAATCATAGGAAATATTTCTGACATTTCCGATACGGGACTCTGCATCCAAGTCGATAGCGGGAATTATAAGAACTTCGAAGTCGGTTCTACGATTCGGTGCTTGATTTCCGGATCGTCCATCAAAGACGTAAAAATTACCGGAAAAATCATCCGAATCGAAACTGTCGCTTCGAAGGCCGGGACCAAAGGATTAATAGCAATAGAATTTTCAAATTCGCTTCGCGCTTCCGAGCAGGTTAAAATATTAGTTTCGGCCTACTCCAAATCGGCGTAG
- a CDS encoding beta strand repeat-containing protein produces the protein MIRFSLNVSHALGSFYFLRNIPALRILLYLLIMWTSLNCGASIAIFEMLQKTSKSGDDNSLLTLFSLETLTKSIAISNLSNIGNSVIETGFLVGTAFDNNSVSSVEVSLDGGPFLPATGTTNWVYQLPNGANTWKMGSLHSINVRSKNPTGNVSASVSISARQGKNKDINGDGYPDLAVGTPSASSNTGQVFLFYSSGSGGILTSNLAAANASISGTANSTFGNFVDLGDVNGDGYADLAAGATAYSANTGQVYIFHSTGITGISASSVGNANATITGIAGSQLGYALALGDINGDGYADLATGAYMYSNHAGQAYVFHSTGSAGITASSYSGASTTIIGPGTSNFAASLALGDVNGDGYADLALGGNYYNTSRGNIWIFHSAGSGGITASSYSSANTNIPGETIYNDFGLPLAFGDVNGDGYADLASGANRYNNTFTGKVYVFQSTGINGITVSAAGSATTMITGQTSGDTFGGNLTFGDINGDGYADLAAGAANYASATGRAYIFPSTGSAGLSAVASVTINGEGTGNSFASALAFSDFNGDGYSDLAAGASTYSSTLGRTYVFLSSGKTGTVASLASAANAIITGATNSNFGSSVANGNEDSIWNNYLKMVTRTGIFKTEDTSIFLISSRTEELAIRDFTYLRKPTQSNPF, from the coding sequence TTGATTCGATTTTCTTTGAATGTATCGCACGCCTTAGGGTCATTTTATTTCCTTAGAAATATTCCAGCTCTTAGAATATTACTCTATTTACTAATAATGTGGACTTCCTTAAATTGCGGAGCCTCGATCGCAATATTCGAAATGTTGCAAAAAACAAGTAAATCAGGAGATGATAATTCATTACTTACGTTATTTTCGTTAGAGACACTGACGAAATCCATAGCCATTTCAAATCTATCGAATATAGGAAATTCGGTTATAGAGACAGGCTTTTTGGTAGGAACTGCATTCGATAATAATTCGGTGAGCTCGGTGGAGGTAAGCTTGGATGGAGGACCTTTTTTGCCCGCGACCGGTACGACAAATTGGGTCTATCAACTCCCGAATGGTGCTAACACTTGGAAAATGGGAAGCTTGCATTCGATTAATGTACGAAGTAAGAATCCGACAGGAAATGTTTCCGCCTCCGTATCAATTAGCGCACGCCAAGGAAAGAATAAGGATATCAACGGAGACGGGTATCCGGATTTAGCGGTGGGAACTCCTTCCGCATCTTCGAATACAGGACAGGTCTTTTTATTTTATAGCTCGGGATCGGGCGGCATTCTAACTTCCAATTTGGCGGCGGCGAATGCTTCGATTTCGGGAACTGCAAATAGCACATTCGGAAATTTTGTGGATCTTGGAGATGTAAATGGGGATGGATATGCGGATCTCGCCGCTGGAGCAACTGCCTATTCGGCAAATACGGGTCAGGTCTATATATTTCATAGCACGGGAATTACCGGAATTAGCGCATCGTCGGTAGGCAATGCGAACGCTACGATTACAGGGATAGCCGGAAGCCAACTTGGATATGCATTAGCGCTTGGGGACATTAACGGTGACGGTTATGCGGATCTTGCTACGGGGGCATATATGTATTCGAATCACGCAGGTCAGGCGTATGTATTTCATAGTACGGGGAGCGCTGGGATCACCGCTTCATCCTATAGCGGGGCAAGTACGACTATTATCGGACCTGGAACCAGTAATTTTGCCGCATCCCTAGCTCTTGGGGATGTGAACGGAGACGGGTACGCGGACCTTGCGCTTGGAGGAAATTATTATAATACTTCGAGGGGAAATATTTGGATCTTTCATAGCGCTGGAAGCGGGGGGATTACCGCTTCATCATACAGTAGCGCCAATACGAACATACCGGGAGAAACGATATATAACGATTTTGGACTTCCCCTTGCTTTCGGAGACGTGAACGGAGACGGGTATGCGGATCTTGCTAGCGGTGCGAATCGTTACAATAATACATTTACCGGGAAGGTTTACGTATTCCAAAGTACTGGAATTAACGGGATTACTGTTTCCGCAGCAGGAAGCGCCACGACGATGATTACTGGACAAACAAGCGGCGATACTTTCGGAGGTAACCTCACCTTCGGTGATATTAACGGAGATGGTTATGCGGATTTAGCGGCCGGGGCAGCCAATTATGCAAGTGCCACTGGACGAGCCTATATATTTCCTAGCACCGGAAGTGCAGGGCTAAGCGCTGTAGCCTCGGTTACGATCAACGGGGAAGGTACCGGTAATAGTTTCGCCTCCGCTCTCGCCTTCTCCGACTTCAATGGAGACGGATATTCCGATCTTGCAGCCGGTGCAAGCACCTATTCTAGTACCCTTGGACGGACTTATGTATTCCTTAGCTCCGGAAAAACCGGAACTGTAGCTTCCCTTGCCTCCGCCGCCAACGCCATTATTACGGGCGCAACGAATAGTAATTTCGGGAGTTCGGTTGCCAATGGCAATGAGGATTCGATATGGAACAACTATTTGAAAATGGTCACTCGAACGGGAATTTTCAAGACGGAAGATACTTCGATTTTTTTAATTTCCAGCAGAACGGAAGAATTAGCTATTCGTGATTTTACTTATTTACGCAAACCTACGCAATCGAATCCTTTTTAG
- a CDS encoding ArsR/SmtB family transcription factor: protein MGISKTELFNKRQNKIASYAKALGHPARIAIIESILKRKACICGDLVDELSLAQATVSQHLKALKEVGIIKGTIEGPSICYCIDEKSWKEIREYFGFLLSQNPETKISC, encoded by the coding sequence ATGGGAATAAGTAAGACGGAATTATTTAACAAAAGACAAAACAAAATCGCGTCTTATGCGAAAGCCTTGGGGCATCCCGCTCGAATTGCCATCATTGAATCGATTCTTAAGAGAAAAGCTTGCATTTGCGGGGATTTAGTCGATGAACTAAGTTTAGCTCAAGCCACCGTTTCCCAACATTTAAAAGCGCTTAAAGAAGTCGGTATTATTAAGGGAACCATCGAAGGTCCTTCCATTTGCTATTGCATTGATGAAAAATCCTGGAAGGAAATTCGGGAGTATTTCGGTTTTCTTTTATCCCAAAACCCGGAAACTAAAATTTCCTGCTAA
- the arsB gene encoding ACR3 family arsenite efflux transporter: protein MSDLIPKKKRLSFIDRYLTIWIFIGMGIGIAISKWFPGFVEWIRRGESGGTNISIALGLIFMMVPPLAKVNYARIPKAFGRKDLIFYSLFLNWVLGPLLMFILAFLFFPDNPEYRVGLVLIGVARCIAMVLVWNDLADGDREVAAGLVALNSVFQLLLYGSLAYFYVSFLPGILGFHVSNIEVRYWDIASSVLIYLGIPFLLGWLIRVVSISFKGEEWTTSKFLPIISPITLIFLLLTIVVIFGLKGDTLLLIPMDVVRIAAPLLIYFIVMFLLSFGFGILLKADYRRNTAISFTAAGNNFELAIAVAIGTFGIGSGQAFVGIVGPLVEIPTLVLLVEISKMFRRKFYSKETIVRITYTER from the coding sequence ATGTCTGACCTTATTCCCAAGAAAAAAAGATTATCTTTCATCGATCGATATTTGACCATCTGGATTTTTATAGGGATGGGTATCGGTATCGCAATATCTAAATGGTTTCCAGGTTTTGTAGAATGGATTCGAAGAGGCGAATCGGGTGGGACTAATATTTCGATCGCGTTAGGGCTTATTTTTATGATGGTACCTCCTCTTGCAAAGGTAAACTACGCCAGGATCCCAAAGGCCTTTGGAAGAAAAGATCTCATCTTTTATTCTCTTTTTCTGAATTGGGTTCTCGGTCCCCTATTGATGTTTATTTTGGCATTTCTCTTTTTTCCGGATAATCCCGAATATAGAGTGGGTTTAGTTTTAATCGGCGTGGCACGTTGTATCGCTATGGTTTTGGTTTGGAACGATCTAGCTGACGGAGACCGGGAAGTAGCTGCCGGACTTGTTGCGTTAAACAGCGTCTTCCAATTACTGCTTTATGGTAGCCTCGCTTATTTCTATGTAAGCTTCCTTCCTGGCATTCTTGGCTTCCACGTTTCGAATATTGAAGTTAGGTACTGGGATATAGCCTCCAGTGTTCTTATTTATCTAGGAATTCCTTTCTTATTAGGTTGGTTAATTAGAGTCGTTAGCATTTCCTTTAAAGGTGAAGAGTGGACAACTTCGAAATTTCTACCGATAATTTCTCCGATTACTTTAATTTTTCTTTTATTAACAATCGTCGTAATCTTCGGCTTGAAAGGCGACACGCTTTTGTTAATTCCGATGGATGTGGTTAGAATTGCTGCGCCTCTATTAATCTATTTTATAGTGATGTTCCTGCTTAGCTTCGGTTTTGGAATTCTATTAAAGGCGGATTATAGGAGAAATACTGCGATTTCATTTACGGCGGCCGGAAATAATTTCGAACTTGCGATTGCTGTCGCTATAGGAACTTTCGGGATTGGGTCCGGTCAAGCTTTCGTAGGAATTGTGGGTCCTCTTGTCGAAATCCCGACTCTCGTTTTGCTCGTAGAAATTTCCAAAATGTTCAGACGAAAGTTTTATTCAAAGGAAACAATTGTACGAATCACTTATACGGAACGTTGA
- a CDS encoding low molecular weight phosphatase family protein — translation MKKFLESREAEFYLINESRRKVLLQLAKAIKEAKERNNFSEIVFVCTHNSRRSQIAQMLASPSAEYLEISGIGAYFGGTEVTAFYLNSVEALRNVGFKIDKAEENETNPKYRVTYTQNSPPTTAFSKLYSNTINPKEKFIAVMVCAQADENCPFVPGAGARINLPYSDPKAYDNTHEALQKYLETCEIIGRELLFVFKNVK, via the coding sequence TTGAAGAAATTTCTTGAAAGCAGAGAAGCTGAATTTTACTTGATCAATGAATCAAGACGGAAGGTTTTGCTTCAACTTGCGAAAGCAATTAAGGAAGCAAAAGAAAGAAATAATTTCTCCGAAATAGTATTTGTATGTACTCACAATTCTAGACGAAGTCAAATTGCTCAAATGCTTGCCTCGCCATCTGCGGAGTACTTAGAAATTTCTGGAATTGGAGCCTATTTCGGTGGAACGGAAGTCACTGCTTTTTATCTAAATTCCGTAGAAGCTTTAAGAAATGTCGGATTTAAAATAGATAAAGCGGAAGAAAATGAAACTAACCCTAAATACAGAGTTACTTATACTCAAAATTCACCACCAACTACCGCATTTTCTAAATTATATTCGAATACGATAAATCCGAAGGAAAAATTCATAGCAGTAATGGTATGCGCCCAAGCGGATGAAAATTGTCCATTCGTTCCGGGGGCAGGTGCAAGAATTAATCTTCCATATTCGGATCCGAAAGCGTACGACAATACTCATGAAGCTTTGCAAAAATACTTAGAAACTTGTGAGATCATTGGAAGAGAGTTACTCTTCGTATTTAAAAATGTAAAGTAA